GCGAGAACGCCCGCCGGGCCGGGTTGTCCTACCAGGTCGCCTTTGACCGCAAGCCGTTCGAGGAGGCCGAACCCTGCGGCCACCAGGGAGTGCTGGTCATGAATCCCCCCTACGGTGTGCGGATGGGAGAGCGGGCCGAGCTGGAGGCACTCTACCGTAAGATCGGCGAGGTCTTCAAGCGCCGCTTCAGCGGCTGGACCGCCTATCTGCTGGCCGGCGACCTGGAACTGGCCAGACTGGTGGGGCTGAAGCCGTCCCGCCGCTTTGTGCTGTTCAACGGTCCCCTGGAGTGCCGCCTGCTCAAGTACGAACTATATTGATTCCTCGCTGAGGCCGTAGCGTTTCATCTTGCGCCAGAGGGTGGTCTTGTTGATCCCCAGCAGCGCGGCCGCCTCCAGTTTTCTTCCCCCGCAGCTCCGCAGCACCCTGACGATATGCTCCCGTTCCGCCGCGTCCATGCTGACCGGCGGTTCCTCCCGGGGACCGGCCTGTTGACGGCTGCCGCCCACCAGCAGGCTGGCCGGGGTCAACTCGCAGCCGGTTTCCAGAATCATGGCCCGCTCGATGATGTTCTCCAGTTCGCGCACGTTGCCGGGATAGTCGTACTGCTGCAGGTAACGCAGTCCCTCCGGCGCAATGCCGCGGATACGGGGATTGATCTCCCGGTGACCGGCCAGAAAATGCCCGGCCAGCAGCTCGATATCCTCGGGCCGCTCCCTGAGCGGCGGCACCTGCAGGGTGACCACACTCAGGCGGTAGAACAGGTCGCTGCGAAAAGTGCCGTTGCGGGCCTCTTCCTCCAGGTCCTGGTTGGTGGCGGCGATGATCCGGCTGTCCACCGCCACCGGCAGTCCGCCCCCCACCCGCTGCACTGCCCGCTCCTGCAGCACCCGCAGCAGCCTGACCTGAAAGGCGTTGCCGGTGGTGCCGATCTCGTCCAGAAACAGGGTGCCGCGGCTGGCCAGCTCGAAATACCCGATCCGCCGGCTATGGGCGCCGGTAAAGGCCCCCTTTT
The window above is part of the Trichlorobacter ammonificans genome. Proteins encoded here:
- a CDS encoding sigma-54-dependent transcriptional regulator, coding for MTTVLVVDDDPLACRILARMLGPDFHLHRFANGADALEHFRRHGADIILTDLKMPRMGGLELLEQVKALDPRVLVFIITGHSTLESAVAAVKQGAYDFIAKPFDPDDVLLRINRALRERRLEEEVSLYRSEREREQSRHLPLTRNHRMQQVLELARRAARTDSTVLIQGETGVGKEVVARAIHQWSPRREQPFVPVNCGALAEGLLESELFGHEKGAFTGAHSRRIGYFELASRGTLFLDEIGTTGNAFQVRLLRVLQERAVQRVGGGLPVAVDSRIIAATNQDLEEEARNGTFRSDLFYRLSVVTLQVPPLRERPEDIELLAGHFLAGHREINPRIRGIAPEGLRYLQQYDYPGNVRELENIIERAMILETGCELTPASLLVGGSRQQAGPREEPPVSMDAAEREHIVRVLRSCGGRKLEAAALLGINKTTLWRKMKRYGLSEESI